The nucleotide window AATCCGTTTTTTCAGATCCGGCAACGAGCCGCCCTGCTTCCTGTATTCGTCAATGGAATCGACCCACGGCTCAATCGCCTGATAGCCCGCTTTGGCCGCGGCCTCAATTTCTTTGACGATCCCCAGTTTTTGTCCGCGGATCGTGGCGGTATTGAGACAGAACACAAAACCGGCGTGGTTGCTGGCGACGGATGCGCTGGATTCCGCCAGCGCGGTTGTTCGACTACCGCCGCCGACCAACGCAGCGCCAATCAATGCTCCGGTTCGGGCGACTGCTTCACGTCGGGAGAATTTTTGCGTTGTAGTGGTCATGGACTCAATTGAAAGCAGGGTTGTATTTGTTTGCAAAACTGTCGCCACATTCTCGTCCGGTTTCAAACCAATTATCACTGGCGGAATGGGCCTCCCAGTGGCTCTGGTGAAACGTGGGTAGGATTCATCTCTCTTTTCGCCGGACGCGGAACTCCGTGACCCGCGCCCAATGTTCGGCCTGCGCCGGGCCCTGATAAAATTGCAGACTTATCTTTGCGCCGCCGTTTCCAGGCAGGTCGCATTGGCCGGCGTCGCGCCAATCCTTCGCGTCCGGGGCGCGAAACTGGCCCCGGATCTGATTGCCTTTCACGAGAAGCCGCAGGCGCACCGAGGCCGCATCCAACGGAATGATGGCGATCGTGCGGGTCCGGTCGTTCTCCTCCCGTCCCATGACAATGCTGAGTTTTCCGTCCACAAGTTCGCGCCCGATCTTCACCATGTGGCTGTCGTCAAAATACCAGACGAGATCCACCTGTTCGTATTGCTCGGTCGGCGCGCTGGCCACATTCACGGAGACTTCGATTTCGCCCTTCGTTGCATCCGGCGCCGGCCGCAGCAGAACGTTCCGGGCATCGTTGGCGGGGCCCCACATGTTGCCCGGCTCGATCCGGACCTCCAGCCCGCGTTCACTCGCGCGCCAGTGATCGCGGTGTTCGCGCAACCAGGACCATCCCTCGCCCGGTTTCCCTTTGAAGTCATCCTGAAACAAAAGCTCGTCCGCGCGACAAATCGTGACGGCGAGCGCCGTGCACACTAGAAACAAATATGGAGATGACTTCATGGAAGTTGCCCGGTTCTGGAGTTTATCAGCGTCAAAATCGAACAAGCCGGTCCTTCCGTCCGGAAATGCGACGCGCGGTCACGCGGAATCCGCCCGCCGCGCCGCCTATTGGCCGGAGGCGGAGCGGATGAAGCGCGCCAGGTCGGCCTTTTGTTTTTTCAGGTCGGCGAGGTTCAGATACATCATGTGACCGGCCGTGTAATCGTCCAGCGTGATGTTTTTAGCAAGGGTGGGATCAATGCCGAGGTGGCCGAACGTGTAGTGCGTGGCGAACCAGGGCGTGGCCATGTCGAAATAGCCGCTGGAAACGTGAACCTTCAAAAACGGGTTGCGCGTAAGGCTCTCCGCGAGCGTCTCGGCGACGTTGAGATACCGGTTTTGTTCGCCCCAGTTCCATGGCTGGACGTTTCCGGTGAGAATCTCGTAAGGCAGGTCGCTCTCGTATTTCAGTTCGCGGCGCACGTAATCGTTGAATGTCGCGGTGAACGTGCCGTAAACCGCCTCGCCGCTCGGGTCGTATTCCATCGTGTCATTGACGCGATCGCGCACGTACCCTTTGTAGCGGCTGTCGAAGCGACCGATCACGCGTCCTTCCGCGCGCAGGAGCTCCTCCGCAAACCGCGCCAGCGGCACGCGCAGGTCCGCGCGATCAACGTATTCCTCCGAAAGCCCGGTGAAACGCGCCAGTTCCTTCACGATCTTTTTGCGTTTGCCGGACGGCAGCGACGCCCCCTGCAGCAGGGCGTTGTTGTAATCCTCTTCGGCGAAGGACTGCGCCCTGGCGGCGACCTCGGCGACCGGCAGTTTCTGCAGGTCGGCGGGAAGTTTCTTGTGATACCATGCCGTTGTCGCGTAGCTCGGCAGATAGAGGACATAAGGAAGGTCGTTGCCGCGGGAGAACGAAATCGTTTCAAAGTTGAGCACGGTGGAGACGAGCATGATGCCGTTCACGTTCATGCGGTGCCGTTCGCGCAATTCGCCGGACAGGCCCGCGGCGCGGGTGGTGCCGTAACTCTCGCCGATGATGAACTTCGGCGAAGCCCAGCGCGTGTTCCGCGTCGTGTAAAGGCGGATGAATTCGGCGACGGAACGGAGATCACCCTCCACGCCGTGGAATTTCGAGGCGTCGGCGGGCTTGACCGCGCGGCTGAAACCGGTACTGACGGGATCAATGAACACGAGATCGGTCTCGTCCAGCAGGGAGTATTGGTTGTCCACGGTCCTGTAGGGCGGTGGGAGCGGACTGCCGTCCTCCTCCAGAACAACGCGGCGCGGACCGAGCAATCCCATGTGCATCCACACCGACGAGGAGCCGGGGCCGCCGTTGAATGAAAAGGTGATGGGGCGTTTCGCGGAGTCTTCCACGCCATCCTTGGTGTAGGCGATGTAGAAAATGGCGGCGGTCGGTTTGTCCTCGTTGTCGCGAAGCAGAATCGTCCCGGCCTTCGCGGTATAGTCAATCTTCTGGCCGTTGATGGTGATGCTGTGCTT belongs to Candidatus Angelobacter sp. and includes:
- a CDS encoding DUF1349 domain-containing protein gives rise to the protein MKSSPYLFLVCTALAVTICRADELLFQDDFKGKPGEGWSWLREHRDHWRASERGLEVRIEPGNMWGPANDARNVLLRPAPDATKGEIEVSVNVASAPTEQYEQVDLVWYFDDSHMVKIGRELVDGKLSIVMGREENDRTRTIAIIPLDAASVRLRLLVKGNQIRGQFRAPDAKDWRDAGQCDLPGNGGAKISLQFYQGPAQAEHWARVTEFRVRRKER
- a CDS encoding peptidase S10, yielding MFKPLLFAFAVSGSLAICRAAESPARPDDKAREKAPEKNSTESDKEKSKSSEPKEKLVESKHSITINGQKIDYTAKAGTILLRDNEDKPTAAIFYIAYTKDGVEDSAKRPITFSFNGGPGSSSVWMHMGLLGPRRVVLEEDGSPLPPPYRTVDNQYSLLDETDLVFIDPVSTGFSRAVKPADASKFHGVEGDLRSVAEFIRLYTTRNTRWASPKFIIGESYGTTRAAGLSGELRERHRMNVNGIMLVSTVLNFETISFSRGNDLPYVLYLPSYATTAWYHKKLPADLQKLPVAEVAARAQSFAEEDYNNALLQGASLPSGKRKKIVKELARFTGLSEEYVDRADLRVPLARFAEELLRAEGRVIGRFDSRYKGYVRDRVNDTMEYDPSGEAVYGTFTATFNDYVRRELKYESDLPYEILTGNVQPWNWGEQNRYLNVAETLAESLTRNPFLKVHVSSGYFDMATPWFATHYTFGHLGIDPTLAKNITLDDYTAGHMMYLNLADLKKQKADLARFIRSASGQ